One genomic region from Eremothecium gossypii ATCC 10895 chromosome I, complete sequence encodes:
- a CDS encoding RNA-binding protein (Syntenic homolog of Saccharomyces cerevisiae YNL004W (HRB1) and YCL011C (GBP2)), which yields MSRNYSNSVFIGNLTYDTTPEDLRQLFGEVGHVVRADIITSRGHHRGMGTVEYTNAQDVDEAIRRFNGMDFMHRELFVRRDNPPPVGERRERRGPGPLPRRTHPGGFEIFVANLPYSISWQTLKDMFKECSEVIHADVSVDADGYSRGFGTVYVTTRENQIAAIERWNGYELEGRILEVREGKGTDVGSAGRGDSYVPKQIPSYDYDGEYRGTEVRAELPHSENASVSVSGKASPEYEQYTPSDVEFTSKAAPGGAKNRIIYCENMPLATAESDLYDLFETAGKVLRANLQYDSEGNPTGSSVCEFETVADAQECIERLNNYHYGGCDLKMSYASYA from the coding sequence ATGAGTCGCAACTACTCGAACAGCGTGTTCATCGGGAACCTGACCTACGACACGACGCCGGAGGACCTGCGGCAGCTGTTTGGGGAGGTGGGACACGTGGTGCGCGCGGACATCATCACGTCGCGTGGGCATCACCGTGGGATGGGCACGGTGGAGTATACCAACGCACAGGACGTCGACGAGGCGATCCGGCGCTTCAACGGGATGGACTTCATGCACCGCGAGCTCTTTGTGCGACGTGACAACCCACCGCCGGTGGGCGAGCGGCGCGAGCGGAGGGGCCCGGGGCCTCTGCCCCGCCGTACCCATCCGGGGGGATTCGAGATCTTTGTTGCAAACCTGCCGTACTCCATCAGCTGGCAGACGCTGAAAGACATGTTCAAGGAGTGTAGCGAGGTCATACACGCGGATGTGTCTGTCGACGCGGACGGCTACTCGCGCGGGTTTGGCACCGTGTATGTGACCACGAGGGAGAACCAGATCGCGGCGATTGAAAGGTGGAACGGGTACGAGCTCGAGGGCAGAATCCTTGAGGTACGCGAAGGCAAGGGTACGGATGTCGGTTCTGCAGGACGTGGCGATTCCTACGTACCCAAACAGATCCCGTCCTATGACTACGATGGCGAGTACCGTGGCACTGAGGTACGCGCGGAACTTCCTCATTCAGAAAATGCCAGCGTATCTGTATCAGGAAAGGCGTCTCCGGAGTATGAACAGTATACCCCTTCGGACGTCGAGTTTACTTCCAAGGCAGCTCCGGGCGGCGCGAAGAATAGAATCATCTACTGCGAGAACATGCCGCTGGCCACTGCCGAGTCAGACTTGTATGATTTGTTCGAAACGGCAGGCAAGGTTCTCAGAGCGAACCTGCAATACGATTCAGAAGGCAATCCGACAGGCTCCTCAGTGTGTGAGTTTGAAACCGTAGCGGACGCGCAAGAATGTATTGAGAGATTGAACAACTATCACTATGGTGGCTGTGACCTGAAAATGTCTTACGCAAGCTACGCATAG
- the BUD3 gene encoding Bud3p (Syntenic homolog of Saccharomyces cerevisiae YCL014W (BUD3)), whose translation MLTAKQDEVGRELRVATGTSLIEYPVKDWLLRRQPTEWEALLGEAAIFSGQDELLWGPFVACVYREPRTTRLNCLFMDRIGVMHLHSVDVSDTSRFYPAVENLRPEYRTQVVRRCLAVGLLKKYVLLDPSAVRLIRAELPYDYDQTTAGDLANTCELVEGQAARDVGQLLVRLGLVQPRHVRSLMLDVVYENHADVVDANNKLVYYLGEQLEQLFDPLTEYSPEPTELSYRVPDQVRTSLSDEMPLMVSICEELLQLQTNFTLSLVGFLQKFLIPLRIKALNEQVPGLSTVKLNNIFPPTIDEVTRINCIFLDALKAALPYGSLEVLKACSITAPYFYKAYTRHEAATKFFSRDIKSFLSTFGKSLSDLNFYSEIKLDTLIHGPQEKLTKLKLIIDRLFDSKDWETNEEQKEADRCYRSICDVIDSFGKDEPPNTYDTRVFTPSGKILTELAKGWPAELQYKWLKRRVVGVFDVISVTDPESRDIVVIFSDYIVFLHVINGNLYYSGDSKKPLISDVLMNSLINEVPLPPKIPKLEVLSHSYIDDVVVSTYGKNSLRFDTLNAERPSSVAYTLASSSVEASYVADLCTKARILEKDTAFHLFKTAIDSFHVYSTAHESEAYKTERIKSPFVLFLNIPDSIGALQDHNATVGLFASLNKNDKVTLVRLGLDGSREESFASLDNFLSLIIEELLIFYPSYLSSATSPLFQQLMQINEQLVQTLLDPKGVHSASKSKCALRTSKKKKMPANLVSTNDNSRTLSPGTIISRTPRTISTITPKQEKRKSVGQASNSPARGSISTTPRKHKRESILGKISGLFHKKDKKENKRNSVGSDTRNRHDNGSVHILRNSSSSFRELESPRQMKRFSSVVHTAVPSSSKRRTSGISPSKGTVNLRALQDAENDDNADISKIPIPEGESLFDDTIRVDGVDADFYAQKDRLSKIYNHDLYGEVVPSAPGSKNVNVVSGATREQEKQQNTQKAIARELLASVDQQKRQPTHSAPAESQIVIPGLPQSNVPQINFGRSPSFIELFGGMRLVLDENDESVNWRRLCSERSLNEKYQIRPATYAGCISGELAPPVGIISDQRDSNLSGDNDADTPLPMHSSNKSILSDETLEKGEFERDFAISTPKSQTVSDVNARRETWGYSHSHDEEIDSEKRANTKPVSAPAPNVIPGLIITANSPTKPWHKENTRIKVSDVRSEGTDVSYISSLKKSSNRLVELSVNSQEDFEDERHTPVIEPIQNPEAPSLIENTETAPVASNSSNEETLSKLLGSQGVIDLTEETIDYSSINRKHASIQTAYPVLDDVEFSTFHMSFGDMKAEDSHLANQRESYLFSNSTIAGKKDESHGPVFYKLPDFVADDSYLGYSAVDQHAKHERNTEIGEEDEAMWVSPSKLDIFDLSKQPESVYKRTSIPAKHAELLSKMRKDGSVKFEESMFIRDNSYVYLGQFLSADEVIEQQDKKLAANTDEMDSARRL comes from the coding sequence ATGTTGACGGCGAAGCAAGACGAGGTCGGCCGGGAATTGCGAGTGGCGACCGGAACGAGTCTAATTGAGTATCCTGTCAAGGACTGGTTGCTGAGGAGGCAGCCTACAGAATGGGAGGCGCTGCTAGGAGAAGCAGCGATCTTCAGTGGACAAGATGAGCTGCTCTGGGGGCCGTTCGTGGCGTGTGTATACCGGGAGCCGCGCACAACGCGACTCAATTGTCTGTTCATGGACCGGATAGGGGTCATGCACCTGCACTCCGTGGACGTGTCGGACACATCGCGGTTCTACCCCGCGGTGGAAAACCTCAGGCCGGAATACCGGACGCAGGTTGTGCGCCGGTGCTTGGCAGTCGGGCTGttgaaaaagtacgtgcTATTAGATCCGTCGGCGGTGCGACTAATACGGGCCGAGCTGCCGTACGATTACGACCAGACCACTGCTGGTGACCTGGCGAACACCTGCGAGCTGGTGGAGGGTCAGGCAGCGCGCGATGTGgggcagctgctggtgcgcCTGGGCCTAGTCCAGCCGCGCCACGTGAGGTCGCTGATGTTGGACGTGGTCTACGAGAACCACGCCGACGTTGTGGATGCGAACAACAAGCTGGTATACTACCTGGGGGAACAGCTCGAGCAGTTGTTCGATCCGCTGACCGAGTACTCGCCGGAGCCGACCGAACTGTCCTATCGTGTTCCGGACCAGGTGCGCACTTCACTGTCCGACGAGATGCCCCTGATGGTGTCGATATGCGAAGAGTtgctccagctgcagacTAACTTCACGCTGTCGCTCGTTGGGTTTCTTCAGAAGTTCCTGATTCCCCTAAGAATAAAAGCGCTGAACGAACAGGTGCCCGGCCTGTCCACCGTGAAATTGAACAACATCTTCCCTCCCACGATTGATGAGGTTACGCGCATCAACTGTATATTTTTAGATGCGCTGAAAGCTGCACTACCATACGGGTCTCTCGAGGTATTGAAAGCGTGCAGCATCACTGCTCCATACTTCTACAAAGCGTATACGCGGCACGAAGCGGCGACGAAGTTCTTTTCCAGAGATATAAAGTCATTCCTCAGCACATTCGGGAAGAGTCTATCGGACCTAAATTTCTATTCCGAGATTAAGCTGGACACTCTAATACATGGACCACAGGAAAAGTTGACCAAACTGAAGTTAATTATTGATCGCCTTTTCGATTCGAAGGACTGGGAAACCAATGAGGAGCAGAAAGAGGCGGACAGGTGCTACAGGTCGATATGCGATGTTATCGATTCATTTGGTAAAGATGAGCCACCAAACACTTATGATACAAGGGTCTTCACTCCTTCCGGCAAGATTTTGACCGAATTGGCGAAGGGTTGGCCAGCAGAACTTCAATATAAGTGGCTAAAAAGGCGCGTTGTTGGCGTATTTGATGTTATCAGCGTTACAGACCCAGAAAGTAGAGATATTGTTGTGATATTCAGTGACTATATCGTATTTCTTCATGTCATCAATGGGAATTTGTATTACTCTGGAGATTCCAAAAAGCCATTGATATCTGACGTCCTGATGAATTCACTAATAAACGAAGTTCCCCTGCCACCAAAGATACCGAAGCTTGAAGTTCTTTCACACAGTTACATTGATGACGTTGTGGTATCGACATATGGTAAAAATTCGCTCAGATTTGACACTTTGAATGCAGAAAGGCCTTCATCTGTTGCTTACACGTTAGCCTCTTCATCCGTGGAAGCCTCGTATGTTGCAGATCTGTGCACGAAAGCGAGGATCTTGGAAAAGGATACAGCATTTCACCTTTTCAAGACTGCGATTGACTCCTTCCATGTATACTCCACTGCACATGAATCAGAAGCATATAAAACAGAGCGCATCAAATCTCCCTTTGTTTTGTTTTTAAATATCCCTGACTCTATTGGGGCTCTACAGGACCATAATGCCACTGTTGGACTATTTGCGTCCTTAAACAAAAACGATAAAGTTACACTTGTACGCTTGGGACTCGATGGTTCACGTGAGGAATCATTTGCATCCTTGGACAATTTCTTATCGCTTATTATTGAAGAACTTTTGATCTTTTACCCCTCCTACCTCTCTTCTGCAACATCCCCCTTATTTCAACAGCTAATGCAAATAAACGAACAACTTGTACAAACGTTACTAGATCCAAAGGGTGTGCACTCAGCTAGTAAGTCTAAATGTGCTTTAAGAACCTCAAAGAAAAAGAAGATGCCTGCAAACTTAGTATCCACTAATGATAATTCACGAACACTAAGCCCTGGGACGATCATTTCTAGAACACCAAGGACCATTTCCACGATTACACCAAAACAAGAGAAGAGAAAAAGCGTTGGCCAAGCCAGTAATAGTCCTGCAAGGGGCAGTATTTCTACGACTCCACGCAAGCATAAACGGGAGAGTATACTCGGTAAAATATCTGGGCTTTTCCATAAGAAAGACAAGAAAGAGAACAAACGGAATTCCGTTGGGTCCGATACTAGAAACCGGCATGACAATGGTTCAGTTCATATTTTAAGAAACTCCTCCTCCTCATTCAGAGAGCTGGAGAGTCCACGCCAAATGAAAAGGTTCTCCTCTGTGGTGCATACGGCGGTGCCATCTTCAAGTAAGCGTAGAACATCCGGTATAAGCCCCTCTAAGGGAACGGTGAACCTCAGGGCTTTACAAGACGCAGAAAACGATGACAATGCTGATATAAGCAAGATCCCGATCCCAGAAGGTGAATCTCTCTTCGACGATACCATTAGGGTGGATGGGGTTGACGCGGACTTCTACGCACAGAAGGATCGCCTATCCAAAATATACAATCATGACTTATATGGTGAAGTTGTCCCTTCAGCACCCGGCTCGAAGAATGTTAATGTGGTTTCCGGTGCTACAAGGGAGCAAGAGAAGCAGCAGAACACACAGAAAGCGATTGCTAGGGAGCTTCTCGCAAGTGTAGACCAACAGAAAAGGCAACCCacccactcggcacctgCTGAATCCCAGATCGTTATTCCTGGGCTTCCGCAGAGTAATGTCCCACAGATTAATTTCGGAAGATCGCCATCTTTCATTGAACTTTTCGGTGGAATGCGTTTGGTATTAGATGAAAATGATGAGAGCGTCAATTGGAGAAGGTTATGCAGTGAACGTTCCCTTAATGAGAAGTACCAAATTAGACCTGCCACATACGCTGGGTGCATCTCCGGCGAACTGGCTCCTCCTGTTGGTATTATATCCGACCAAAGGGACAGCAACTTATCTGGTGATAATGATGCAGACACACCGCTTCCCATGCACAGTTCTAACAAGTCTATATTATCTGATGAAACATTGGAAAAAGGAGAGTTTGAACGAGACTTTGCAATTTCCACACCAAAATCACAAACCGTCAGCGATGTAAATGCGCGCAGAGAAACATGGGGATATAGCCATAGTCACGACGAAGAGATTGATAGCGAAAAAAGGGCCAATACAAAACCCGTTTCTGCCCCTGCACCTAATGTGATTCCAGGTCTTATCATTACTGCCAATTCACCAACCAAGCCATGGCATAAGGAGAACACTCGTATCAAGGTGTCCGATGTTCGCAGCGAAGGAACAGACGTATCATATATCTCGAGTTTGAAGAAGTCCTCAAATAGACTAGTCGAATTAAGCGTGAACTCACAAGAAGACTTCGAAGACGAAAGGCATACTCCTGTTATAGAGCCTATACAAAACCCCGAGGCTCCTTCACTAATCGAGAATACAGAAACAGCACCAGTTGCCAGTAACAGCAGTAATGAAGAAACATTATCAAAACTTCTTGGATCTCAAGGCGTTATTGATTTAACCGAAGAAACAATTGATTACAGTAGCATTAATAGGAAGCATGCCAGCATACAAACAGCTTACCCAGTGCTAGACGATGTTGAATTCAGCACTTTTCATATGAGTTTTGGTGACATGAAGGCTGAAGACTCACATTTAGCCAATCAACGAGAATCTTATCTCTTTTCCAACAGCACAATTGCTGGGAAAAAGGATGAATCGCATGGCCCCGTCTTCTATAAATTGCCTGACTTTGTTGCAGATGATTCCTATTTAGGCTACTCTGCCGTTGATCAACATGCGAAGCATGAGCGTAATACAGAAATTGGAGAAGAAGATGAAGCAATGTGGGTGTCACCAAGCAAATTAGATATCTTTGATCTGAGCAAGCAACCAGAGAGTGTTTACAAGAGGACATCAATTCCTGCTAAACATGCTGAGTTGCTTTCAAAGATGAGAAAGGATGGTTCAGTGAAATTCGAGGAATCAATGTTTATAAGAGACAACTCCTACGTCTACTTGGGCCAGTTTTTGTCCGCTGATGAAGTCATTGAGCAGCAAGATAAGAAATTGGCAGCTAACACGGACGAGATGGATTCCGCTAGACGTCTTTAA
- the SGF29 gene encoding Sgf29p (Syntenic homolog of Saccharomyces cerevisiae YCL010C (SGF29)), producing the protein MDGQWDIIVSSLQKLCASHEALPLDGDGGTKRVQLRNMTAEQLQLQLLHYQEHRDAVGGARRLVAAMQAAVDALLGDGGPAPPDPGPAGRSYWTSSFNPNDPIYVGSEVAYKPRRTGAEGEWFQCQVIKVSADGTRFEVRDPEPDEFGQPGGTFKCNWKELLLIPPRTTPRQLTPHYPSGTKVLARYPETTTFYPAMVIGNKRDGTCRLRFDGEEEADKETEVDRRYVLPFPARRS; encoded by the coding sequence ATGGACGGCCAATGGGACATCATCGTTTCGTCCCTGCAGAAGCTGTGCGCCAGCCATGAGGCGCTGCCGCTcgacggcgacggcggcaCCAAACGCGTGCAGCTCCGCAACATGACCGCAgagcagctccagctccagctgctACACTACCAGGAGCACCGCGACGCcgtgggcggcgcgcggcggctcGTCGCAGCCATGCAGGCCGCCGtggacgcgctgctgggcgacggcggcccggcgccgccggACCCGGGGCCCGCTGGCCGCTCCTACTGGACCAGCAGCTTCAACCCGAACGACCCCATCTACGTGGGCTCCGAGGTCGCGTACAAGCCCCGCCGCACCGGCGCGGAGGGCGAGTGGTTCCAGTGCCAGGTCATCAAGGTTTCTGCCGACGGCACGCGCTTCGAGGTCCGCGATCCCGAGCCCGACGAGTTTGGCCAGCCCGGCGGCACCTTCAAGTGCAACTGGAAAGAGTTGCTGCTGATCCCGCCGCGCACCACGCCGCGTCAGCTGACCCCGCACTACCCCAGCGGCACCAAGGTCCTGGCCCGCTACCCGGAGACTACCACGTTCTACCCTGCCATGGTCATCGGCAACAAGCGCGACGGCACCTGCCGCCTCCGCTTCGACGGCGAGGAAGAGGCCGACAAGGAGACCGAGGTGGACCGCCGCTACGTGCTCCCGTTCCCCGCACGCCGCTCCTAG
- a CDS encoding uncharacterized protein (Syntenic homolog of Saccharomyces cerevisiae YCL012C; 1-intron), giving the protein MFGLISLWHLFWLAVMAGILVVAHRNRETIHGFSSQNFDLTSANSNDTRSGLDEASKQEIRRIMEEQGLGFDQARLVYTTRKFGAHGIAPDGMPLDPKVVTFRR; this is encoded by the exons ATGTTCGGCCTGATATCTCTTTGGCATCTCTTCTGGTTAGCTGTCATGGCAGGGATTCTCGTCGTGGCCCATCGAAACCGTGAAACAATCC ATGGCTTCAGCTCACAGAACTTCGATCTCACTTCGGCTAACAGCAATGACACGAGAAGTGGACTAGACGAAGCTTCCAAACAAGAGATCAGGCGGATCATGGAGGAACAGGGTCTAGGATTTGACCAAGCAAGATTGGTGTATACTACTAGAAAGTTCGGGGCGCATGGCATCGCGCCTGATGGTATGCCTCTAGATCCAAAGGTTGTGACGTTCAGACGTTAG